Proteins encoded within one genomic window of Pygocentrus nattereri isolate fPygNat1 chromosome 11, fPygNat1.pri, whole genome shotgun sequence:
- the arsia gene encoding arylsulfatase I — MYSHPRTWTQRVQLSRTCSSSMLLSSLFRGKVNMALSPLTGLSVMSLLSVGYLSWDWTSPNQVENEPGAAVPGHQAPHIIFIMTDDLGFNDIGYHNPDIRTPTLDKLAAEGIKLENYYVQPICTPSRSQLLTGRYQIHTGLQHSIIRPRQPNCLPFDQVTLPQRLQEAGYSTHMVGKWHLGFYKRDCLPTRRGFHTYFGSLTGSVDYYTYDSCDGPGMCGYDLHEGEAVAWGHGGKYSTHLYTRRVRKILASHNPSARPLFIFLSFQAVHTPLQSPKEYIYPYRGMGNVLRRKYAGMVSAVDEAVRNVTYALRKYGYYRNSVIIFSTDNGGQPHFGGSNWPLRGRKGTYWEGGVRGVGFVHSPLLRQRRKVSKALVHITDWYPTLVGLAGGNVSWTQGLDGYNVWETISEGKESPRLEILHNIDPLYVQARHGSLHAGFGIWNTAVQASVRMGDWKLLTGEPGYGDWTPPQMLGNFPGGWWDLERHTEPRKSMWLFNISGDPYERYDLAEKRPDVVKQLLARLAFYNRTAVPVRYPAEDPRADPSLNGGAWRPWAGDEEADCWNGVYPRRNKDKKDKKKKFSKMRSFFRKLNTRMMSNRI; from the exons TCCTCGGACATGGACGCAGCGTGTGCAGCTCTCTCGGACCTGCTCCTCCTCAATGCTGCTCTCTAGTCTGTTCAGGGGGAAAGTTAACATGGCCCTGTCGCCACTCACGGGTCTGTCCGTGATGAGTCTGCTTAGTGTGGGCTACCTGTCCTGGGACTGGACGAGCCCCAATCAGGTTGAGAACGAGCCCGGGGCCGCCGTGCCCGGACACCAAGCCCCTCACATCATCTTCATCATGACGGATGACCTGGGCTTCAACGACATCGGCTACCACAACCCAGACATCCGCACACCCACGCTGGACAAGCTGGCCGCCGAGGGGATCAAGCTGGAGAATTACTACGTGCAGCCCATCTGCACCCCGTCCCGCAGTCAGCTGCTCACGGGCAG GTATCAGATTCACACTGGCCTCCAGCATTCCATCATCCGGCCCCGTCAGCCTAACTGCCTGCCTTTTGACCAGGTCACTCTGCCACAGCGCCTCCAGGAAGCTGGCTACTCTACCCACATGGTGGGAAAATGGCATCTGGGCTTTTACAAGCGGGACTGTCTCCCAACTCGCCGGGGCTTCCACACCTACTTTGGCTCTCTGACGGGGAGCGTGGATTACTACACTTATGACTCCTGTGACGGCCCGGGGATGTGCGGCTATGATCTCCACGAAGGCGAGGCAGTGGCATGGGGACATGGGGGTAAATATTCCACTCACCTTTACACCCGTAGAGTGCGCAAGATCCTAGCGTCGCACAACCCGTCAGCACGgcctctctttatttttctgtccTTCCAGGCTGTGCACACACCTTTGCAGTCTCCCAAGGAGTACATCTACCCTTACCGTGGAATGGGCAACGTCCTGCGGCGCAAATATGCCGGCATGGTATCGGCTGTAGATGAGGCAGTGCGGAATGTGACTTACGCACTAAGGAAGTATGGTTACTATCGCAACAGCGTAATAATCTTCTCCACAGATAACGGAGGCCAGCCACACTTTGGTGGGAGCAACTGGCCTCTCAGAGGCAGGAAAGGGACGTATTGGGAAGGAGGTGTCCGTGGAGTGGGCTTTGTCCACAGTCCCCTTCTGAGGCAACGGAGAAAGGTCAGCAAGGCACTGGTCCACATCACCGACTGGTACCCGACATTGGTTGGCCTAGCAGGGGGCAATGTGTCCTGGACTCAGGGGCTGGACGGGTACAACGTGTGGGAGACTATCAGTGAGGGCAAAGAGTCTCCCCGCCTTGAGATCTTGCACAACATCGACCCGCTCTACGTCCAGGCACGGCACGGCTCCCTCCATGCTGGGTTCGGGATCTGGAACACGGCCGTGCAGGCATCGGTTCGGATGGGAGACTGGAAACTTTTGACCGGGGAGCCAGGATATGGGGACTGGACTCCTCCACAGATGCTGGGAAACTTTCCAGGAGGATGGTGGGACCTGGAGCGCCACACAGAGCCACGCAAATCCATGTGGCTATTCAACATCAGCGGAGATCCGTATGAGCGGTACGATCTGGCGGAGAAAAGGCCGGACGTGGTGAAACAGCTGCTGGCCAGGCTGGCCTTTTATAACCGCACAGCTGTGCCCGTGCGCTACCCGGCAGAAGACCCCAGGGCTGATCCCAGCCTAAATGGGGGTGCCTGGAGACCTTGGGCTGGGGATGAGGAAGCAGACTGCTGGAATGGAGTTTACCCCAGGAGGAACAAAGACAAGAAggacaagaagaagaagttcAGTAAAATGAGGTCATTTTTTAGGAAACTGAACACAAGGATGATGTCCAATAGAATATGA